A part of Numenius arquata chromosome 2, bNumArq3.hap1.1, whole genome shotgun sequence genomic DNA contains:
- the ENTPD6 gene encoding ectonucleoside triphosphate diphosphohydrolase 6, with translation MEAMKISKRFFAFGILACVAFYVAYIKWHLDSKPVVGATEGAAESRVDKLNHQAPTADLSVFYGIMFDAGSTGTRIHIFKFTRQPKETPRLTHETFKALKPGLSAYADDVEKSGQGIKELLEVAKKEVPMELWKFTPLVLKATAGLRLLPGEKAQKLLDKVKEIFQASPFFVRDNCVSIMNGTDEGISAWITINFLTGSLDDPQKRSVGMLDLGGGSTQITFLPRTEATLQTSPAGHTTSFQMFNNTYKLYSYSYLGLGLMSARLAILGGVEGKPLGEGEELISPCLPPGFKSEWQHAEIVYKIKGQKAGEPLYESCSNKVAKMLYKKVHKAEEVKDLDFYTFSYYYDRAAEVGLIDKEKGGSLTVGDFEIAAKYVCKTMEISPGNSPFLCMDLTYITFLLQELGFPKSQVFKLARKIDNVETSWALGATFHYIDSLNRLQY, from the exons ATGGAAGCCATGAAGATATCAAAGCGGTTCTTCGCTTTTGGGATTTTGGCATGCGTAGCTTTTTATGTTGCCTACATAAAATGGCACTTGGATTCCAAACCAGTTGTGGGAGCAACAGAAGGTGCTGCTGAAAGCCGAGTAGACAAACTGAACCATCAGGCACCGACCGCGGATCTCTCGGTCTTTTATGGAATTATGTTTGATGCAGGAAGCACCGGCACTCGcatccatatttttaaatttacacgGCAGCCAAAAG AGACTCCCAGATTAACCCACGAGACGTTTAAAGCACTGAAGCCAGGTCTATCCGCATATGCTGATGATGTCGAAAAG AGTGGCCAGGGAATAAAAGAGCTCCTGGAGGTGGCAAAAAAGGAAGTTCCTATGGAGCTGTGGAAGTTTACTCCTCTGGTCCTGAAAGCCACAGCTGGCCTACGGTTGCTGCCAGGAGAGAAAGCTCAGAAGTTGCTGGATAAG GTGAAGGAGATTTTTCAGGCCTCCCCCTTCTTTGTGAGGGACAACTGCGTGTCGATCATGAACGGAACCGATGAAG gtATTTCGGCCTGGATCACAATAAATTTTTTAACAG GTAGCCTAGATGATCCGCAGAAGAGAAGTGTAGGGATGCTGGATTTGGGTGGTGGATCAACACAGATCACCTTCCTGCCACGCACCGAG GCAACTCTCCAGACATCACCAGCTGGCCACACAACTTCATTTCAGATGTTTAACAACACCTACAAGCTGTATTCATACAG TTACCTGGGACTCGGGCTGATGTCAGCAAGGCTCGCCATTTTAGGAGGAGTTGAGGGAAAACCCT TAGGAGAAGGGGAGGAATTGATCAGCCCTTGTTTACCACCTGGCTTCAAATCTGAATGGCAACATGCAGAGATAGTGTACAAAATTAAAGGACAGAAGGCAG GTGAGCCTCTGTATGAGTCCTGTTCTAACAAAGTGGCAAAGATGCTCTACAAAAAAGTGCATAAAGCTGAGGAAGTGAAGGACTTGGatttttacactttctcctaCTACTATGACCGTGCGGCGGAGGTTGGTCTCATCG acaaagaaaaaggaggaagctTAACTGTTGGTGACTTTGAAATTGCAGCTAAATACG tATGTAAGACCATGGAAATCAGCCCCGGAAACAGCCCTTTTCTCTGCATGGACCTCACGTACATCACCTTCCTCCTGCAAGAGCTGGGCTTCCCCAAGAGCCAGGTCTTCAAG cttgccCGGAAAATTGACAATGTTGAAACGAGCTGGGCGTTGGGAGCCACTTTTCATTACATCGACTCGCTCAATAGACTGCAGTACTGA